A genomic stretch from Hemibagrus wyckioides isolate EC202008001 linkage group LG18, SWU_Hwy_1.0, whole genome shotgun sequence includes:
- the LOC131369186 gene encoding odorant receptor 131-2-like → MANMSGPLTIVEMQAIRQDFTGERIIRLFLAVITHSFFIYVNIVMLFTLRTKAIFCETPRYILFAHMLLNDTIHLIVALVLFILNSLYSMVVRAACAFIVLVSSTTFVNAPLILAVMSLERYTAICFPLRHSELATPARASVAVALVWVLGITDVLIDVCALFLLAEPSFYLSPTVCTIKQLIVAPWQQGRSLIFKVLLFIMVTIVLLYTYVSILRQARFASSDTSAHKALRTVILHALQLGLSLMSFLYEYIEYLLGSLPLSVYSQLRFLIFFIVLILPRCLSSLIYGLRDETFRPLFKQKFLCCITKVGPLEALTKH, encoded by the coding sequence ATGGCCAACATGTCTGGCCCATTGACCATTGTAGAGATGCAGGCCATCAGACAGGATTTTACAGGCGAGAGGATCATTAGGCTATTCTTGGCGGtgatcacacactccttcttcaTTTATGTGAACATTGTGATGCTTTTTACCTTGCGCACCAAGGCCATCTTTTGTGAGACGCCACGCTACATCCTGTTTGCCCACATGCTCCTGAATGACACTATTCACCTGATAGTTGCCCTTGTGCTCTTCATACTCAATTCCTTATACTCTATGGTGGTGCGTGCTGCTTGTGCCTTCATTGTGTTGGTGTCTTCCACAACATTTGTCAACGCACCACTAATTCTGGCTGTCATGTCCCTGGAGAGGTACACAGCCATCTGCTTCCCATTGCGACACAGCGAATTGGCTACGCCAGCACGTGCGAGTGTGGCTGTGGCTCTGGTGTGGGTTTTGGGCATCACTGATGTGCTAATTGATGTGTGTGCTCTCTTCCTCCTTGCAGAGCCATCATTCTACTTGTCTCCTACAGTGTGTACCATCAAACAGCTGATTGTGGCACCCTGGCAGCAGGGCAGGAGTTTGATATTCAAAGTCCTGCTCTTCATTATGGTAACCATTGTGTTGCTCTACACATATGTGTCCATCCTACGGCAGGCTCGTTTCGCCTCCTCTGACACCTCTGCCCACAAGGCCTTGCGAACTGTGATACTGCATGCGTTGCAGCTTGGACTCTCACTCATGTCTTTCCTTTATGAGTATATAGAATACCTGCTGGGAAGCCTGCCATTAAGTGTGTATTCACAGTTGCGCTTCCTCATCTTCTTTATAGTGCTGATTCTGCCACGCTGCCTCAGCTCTCTCATCTATGGCCTAAGGGATGAGACCTTCAGGCCACTGTTTAAACAAAAATTCCTTTGCTGTATCACAAAAGTTGGGCCTTTAGAGGCTCTTACAAAACACTAA